One stretch of Variovorax sp. TBS-050B DNA includes these proteins:
- a CDS encoding acyl-CoA dehydrogenase has protein sequence MPLASLVGRWAMKPFAKALPPLGDTERAALEAGTVGFEGQLFAGRPDFDQLAATGPNRLTAREQAFLDTEVRELCRMLDDHAIDQAKDLPPEVWRYLRQKRFFGMIIPEEFGGLGFGHFAHATVVARIATVNVATAVTVMVPNSLGPAELLLRYGTDAQKAHYLPRLADGRELPCFGLTSPYAGSDAAAIPDRGVLVTRDFGGKPTRGFLVDFDKRYITLAPVATVVGLAFHAVDESRPEGERELGVTCALIPVPHEGMEIGRRHHPMDSAFMNGPIHGRQVFVPMDWIIGGEPQVGQGWRMLMECLAAGRAISLPALGSAMQQTALYVSNAYGQIREQFGLPVGKFHAVAGLVAQMAAELYASDAARRFTAAALDNGERPSVASAILKVQLTEAGRRAVNHGMDILGGKGIIAGPSNLLGVAYRQAPIAITVEGANILTRALIVFGQGAVRCHPHVLEEMAAVQARDETALGRALIAHGRHVAANLWHSLFGAPVRGEPPEALAHEARLIARMSAKYALTADLAMGLLGGRLKRMELLSARLGDVLAHLYLASACLWRYRVDDAPALLPFAQAAIRLQIDQAGRILRDLYANLPTAGRRLIGALVLRRTAHLAPLRDVQLMALAERLRSDPRIVERLAPDLSLPGPGGLRDLMHAMELAAQLGEATAVLNRNLRRTRSFEQAASSAPDPALALAYLRAADKVIQVDDFEGPADLRRERPDFSPPLAPPVQTAPPPSAHRPERTTPPPVPAK, from the coding sequence ATGCCTCTGGCCTCCCTGGTCGGCCGTTGGGCCATGAAGCCCTTCGCCAAGGCCCTGCCGCCGCTCGGCGACACCGAGCGCGCCGCGCTCGAAGCCGGCACCGTGGGTTTCGAGGGCCAGCTCTTCGCGGGGCGGCCCGATTTCGATCAGCTCGCCGCGACGGGCCCGAACCGCCTCACCGCACGCGAGCAGGCCTTTCTCGACACCGAGGTGCGCGAGCTCTGCCGCATGCTCGACGACCATGCCATCGACCAGGCCAAGGACCTGCCGCCCGAGGTGTGGCGCTACCTGCGCCAGAAGCGGTTCTTCGGGATGATCATTCCCGAGGAATTCGGCGGCCTCGGCTTCGGCCACTTCGCGCATGCGACCGTGGTGGCGCGCATCGCCACCGTCAACGTCGCCACGGCCGTCACGGTGATGGTGCCCAACTCACTCGGCCCGGCCGAGCTGCTGCTGCGCTACGGCACGGACGCGCAGAAGGCGCACTACCTCCCGCGCCTCGCCGACGGCCGCGAGCTGCCGTGCTTCGGCCTGACCTCGCCCTATGCGGGCTCCGACGCGGCCGCGATCCCCGACCGCGGGGTGCTGGTCACGCGCGACTTCGGCGGCAAGCCCACGCGCGGCTTCCTGGTCGATTTCGACAAGCGCTACATCACGCTCGCGCCGGTGGCCACGGTCGTGGGCCTGGCCTTCCATGCGGTCGACGAAAGCCGGCCCGAGGGCGAGCGCGAACTCGGCGTCACCTGCGCGCTGATCCCGGTGCCGCACGAGGGCATGGAGATCGGCCGGCGCCACCATCCCATGGACAGCGCCTTCATGAACGGCCCGATCCACGGCCGGCAGGTGTTCGTGCCGATGGACTGGATCATCGGCGGCGAGCCGCAGGTGGGGCAGGGCTGGCGCATGCTGATGGAATGCCTGGCCGCGGGCCGCGCGATCTCGCTGCCCGCGCTCGGCTCGGCGATGCAGCAGACCGCGCTCTACGTGAGCAACGCCTACGGCCAGATCCGCGAGCAGTTCGGCTTGCCGGTCGGCAAGTTCCATGCGGTCGCGGGGCTGGTCGCACAGATGGCGGCCGAGCTCTATGCGAGCGATGCGGCGCGCCGCTTCACGGCGGCCGCGCTCGACAACGGCGAGCGGCCCAGCGTGGCGAGCGCGATCCTCAAGGTGCAGCTCACCGAGGCGGGCCGCCGCGCCGTCAACCACGGCATGGACATCCTCGGCGGCAAGGGCATCATCGCGGGCCCGTCGAACCTGCTCGGCGTGGCGTACCGGCAGGCGCCGATCGCGATCACGGTGGAGGGCGCCAACATCCTCACGCGCGCGCTGATCGTATTCGGCCAGGGGGCGGTGCGCTGCCACCCGCACGTGCTCGAAGAAATGGCCGCCGTCCAGGCGCGCGACGAAACCGCATTGGGCCGCGCGCTCATCGCGCATGGCAGGCATGTGGCGGCGAACCTCTGGCACAGCCTGTTCGGTGCGCCGGTGCGCGGCGAGCCGCCCGAGGCGCTCGCGCACGAGGCACGGCTGATCGCGCGCATGAGCGCCAAGTACGCGCTCACCGCCGACCTTGCGATGGGCCTGCTCGGCGGCAGGCTCAAGCGCATGGAGCTGCTCTCGGCGAGGCTCGGCGACGTGCTCGCGCATCTCTACCTCGCGAGCGCCTGCCTCTGGCGCTACCGCGTGGACGATGCGCCCGCGCTGCTGCCGTTCGCGCAGGCCGCGATCCGGCTGCAGATCGACCAGGCGGGCCGCATCCTGCGCGACCTGTATGCCAACCTGCCGACGGCTGGGCGCCGCCTGATCGGCGCGCTGGTGCTGCGCCGCACCGCGCACCTGGCGCCGCTGCGCGACGTGCAGCTGATGGCGCTGGCCGAACGGCTGCGCAGCGATCCGCGCATCGTCGAACGGCTGGCCCCCGACCTGAGCCTGCCGGGCCCCGGCGGCCTGCGCGACCTGATGCATGCGATGGAGCTCGCGGCCCAGCTCGGCGAAGCCACGGCCGTGCTCAACAGGAACCTGCGCCGCACGCGCTCCTTCGAGCAGGCGGCCTCCAGCGCGCCCGACCCGGCGCTCGCGCTCGCCTACCTCCGGGCCGCCGACAAGGTGATCCAG
- a CDS encoding aldolase/citrate lyase family protein, with translation MTKSAHPAEVLLGAQAGAVTLPVCDHYSGVEARMRKSLALQAEMAEEFGACVFDVTLDCEDGAPVGGEAEHAALVTELALAAAPGMRVGVRVHPVDHPAFAGDVITIAGRAGARLSHLMVPKVESVADVAQAVAALDAADAAALPLHVLIESPLAVHNAFEIAAHPRVQSLSFGLMDFVSAHAGAIPADGMGAAGQFTHPLVVRAKLAIASAAHAHGKVPSHCVVTEFNDAGAMRTAARRAATEFGYTRMWSIHPNQIRPILEAFAPDEAQIQIATKIITNAALADWAPTQFDGTLHDRASYRHFWQVLTRAHATGRALPPEAQAWFALAAS, from the coding sequence ATGACGAAGAGCGCGCATCCCGCGGAAGTCCTGCTCGGCGCGCAGGCCGGCGCCGTCACGCTGCCCGTGTGCGACCACTACAGCGGCGTCGAGGCGCGCATGCGCAAGAGCCTCGCGCTGCAGGCCGAGATGGCCGAGGAATTCGGCGCCTGCGTGTTCGACGTCACGCTCGACTGCGAGGACGGCGCCCCCGTGGGCGGCGAGGCCGAGCATGCGGCGCTCGTGACCGAACTCGCGCTCGCGGCCGCGCCGGGCATGCGCGTCGGCGTGCGCGTGCATCCCGTGGACCATCCCGCCTTCGCCGGCGACGTGATCACCATCGCCGGCCGCGCGGGTGCGCGCCTGAGCCACCTGATGGTGCCCAAGGTCGAATCCGTGGCCGACGTGGCGCAGGCGGTGGCCGCGCTCGACGCGGCCGATGCCGCCGCGCTGCCGCTGCATGTGCTGATCGAATCCCCGCTGGCCGTGCACAACGCCTTCGAGATCGCCGCACATCCGCGCGTGCAGTCGCTGAGCTTCGGCCTGATGGACTTCGTTTCCGCCCACGCGGGCGCGATCCCGGCGGACGGCATGGGCGCGGCCGGCCAGTTCACGCATCCGCTGGTGGTGCGCGCCAAGCTGGCCATCGCCTCGGCCGCGCACGCCCATGGCAAGGTGCCTTCGCACTGCGTGGTCACCGAGTTCAACGACGCCGGCGCGATGCGCACCGCGGCGCGCAGGGCGGCCACCGAATTCGGCTACACGCGCATGTGGAGCATCCATCCGAACCAGATCCGCCCCATCCTCGAGGCCTTCGCGCCCGACGAGGCGCAGATTCAAATTGCCACAAAAATCATTACAAATGCGGCGCTCGCCGATTGGGCACCGACACAATTTGATGGCACATTGCACGACCGCGCGAGCTATCGCCATTTCTGGCAGGTGCTGACGCGTGCCCACGCAACAGGGCGCGCGCTGCCGCCGGAAGCCCAAGCCTGGTTTGCACTCGCGGCCTCCTGA
- the tam gene encoding trans-aconitate 2-methyltransferase, with protein MLDWNPALYRRYEDERTRPAQELLARVPLAEARHVVDLGCGPGNSTELLVQRFPAARVVGTDNSEAMLTSARERLPAAHFELSDIATWAPREAPDLIYANAALQWVPDHETLIPRLFAALAPGGVLAVQMPDNREEPTHRLMRAVAAEAPWAEPIGDADRLRTLLLPLAGYYDLLAADAARVDVWHTIYQHPMADAAAIVEWVRSTGLKPFVDPLSAELRASYLAEYERRVDQAYPVRADGKRLLAFPRMFIVAQRKA; from the coding sequence ATGCTCGACTGGAATCCCGCGCTCTACCGTCGCTACGAGGACGAGCGCACCCGCCCCGCACAGGAGCTCCTGGCGCGGGTGCCGCTGGCCGAGGCGCGGCACGTGGTCGATCTCGGCTGCGGACCGGGCAATTCCACCGAGCTGCTGGTGCAGCGCTTCCCGGCGGCGCGCGTCGTCGGGACCGACAACTCCGAAGCCATGCTCACGAGCGCGCGCGAGCGCCTGCCCGCGGCGCACTTCGAGTTGAGCGACATCGCGACCTGGGCGCCGCGCGAAGCGCCCGACCTCATCTATGCCAACGCGGCCCTGCAGTGGGTGCCGGATCACGAGACGCTGATCCCGCGCCTGTTCGCCGCGCTGGCGCCGGGCGGCGTGCTCGCCGTCCAGATGCCCGACAACCGCGAGGAGCCGACGCACCGGCTGATGCGCGCCGTGGCGGCCGAAGCCCCCTGGGCCGAACCGATCGGCGATGCCGACCGGCTGCGCACGCTGCTGCTGCCCCTCGCGGGCTACTACGACCTGCTCGCGGCCGATGCCGCCCGGGTCGACGTCTGGCACACCATCTACCAGCACCCGATGGCCGACGCCGCGGCGATCGTCGAGTGGGTGCGTTCCACGGGCCTCAAGCCCTTCGTCGATCCGCTCTCGGCCGAACTGCGCGCGAGCTATCTCGCCGAGTACGAGCGTCGCGTCGACCAGGCCTACCCGGTGCGCGCCGACGGCAAGCGGCTGCTGGCTTTCCCGCGCATGTTCATCGTGGCGCAGAGGAAGGCATGA
- a CDS encoding malate dehydrogenase codes for MSKKPVRVAVTGAAGQIGYALLFRIASGEMLGKDQPVILQLLEIPDEKAQKALKGVIMELEDCAFPLLAGVIPTGDPLVAFKDADYALLVGARPRGPGMERADLLAANAQIFTAQGKALDQVASRNVKVLVVGNPANTNAYIAMKSAPSLPRENFTAMLRLDHNRAASQIAAKTGTAVGDIEKLTVWGNHSPTMYADYRFATVGGKNVKDLINDQVWNADTFLPTVGKRGAAIIEARGLSSAASAANAAIDHMRDWALGSNGKWVTMGVPSNGEYGIPKDVIFGFPVITENGKYKIVEGLEIDAFSQERIDKTLAELQGEQDGVKHLL; via the coding sequence ATGAGCAAAAAGCCCGTCCGCGTTGCCGTCACCGGTGCCGCCGGTCAAATCGGTTACGCCCTGTTGTTCCGTATCGCGTCCGGCGAAATGCTCGGCAAGGACCAGCCGGTGATCCTGCAATTGCTCGAAATCCCCGACGAGAAGGCCCAGAAGGCGCTCAAGGGCGTGATCATGGAACTCGAGGACTGCGCCTTCCCGCTGCTGGCCGGCGTGATCCCCACCGGCGACCCGCTGGTGGCCTTCAAGGACGCCGACTACGCGCTGCTCGTGGGCGCCCGTCCGCGCGGCCCCGGCATGGAGCGCGCCGACCTGCTGGCCGCCAACGCCCAGATCTTCACGGCCCAGGGCAAGGCCCTCGACCAGGTCGCGAGCCGCAACGTCAAGGTGCTCGTGGTCGGCAACCCCGCCAACACCAACGCCTACATCGCGATGAAGAGCGCGCCGAGCCTGCCGCGCGAGAACTTCACCGCCATGCTGCGCCTCGACCACAACCGCGCCGCCAGCCAGATCGCCGCCAAGACCGGCACCGCCGTGGGCGACATCGAGAAGCTCACCGTCTGGGGCAACCACTCGCCCACGATGTACGCCGACTACCGCTTCGCCACCGTCGGCGGCAAGAACGTCAAGGACCTGATCAACGACCAGGTCTGGAACGCCGACACCTTCCTGCCCACCGTGGGCAAGCGCGGCGCGGCCATCATCGAGGCGCGCGGCCTCTCGTCGGCCGCTTCGGCCGCCAACGCCGCCATCGACCACATGCGCGACTGGGCGCTCGGCAGCAACGGCAAGTGGGTCACGATGGGCGTGCCCTCGAACGGCGAGTACGGCATTCCCAAGGACGTGATCTTCGGCTTCCCGGTCATCACCGAGAACGGCAAGTACAAGATCGTCGAAGGGCTCGAGATCGACGCCTTCAGCCAGGAACGCATCGACAAGACCCTGGCCGAGCTGCAGGGCGAGCAGGACGGCGTCAAGCACCTGCTGTAA
- a CDS encoding GntR family transcriptional regulator produces MNAPTVLEDSATPSFSPLYQQIKTLILQSLQAGEWKPGEPIPSEMDLAVRFRVSQGTVRKAIDELAAENLVVRRQGKGTFVATHAEQHVQYRFLKLVPDVGSPGAEGPAERTIVDCRRQRASADVARALGLRTGDAVLQVRRVLAYGGVPTILEDLWLPGAPFKGLTAERLRAWPGPMYAMFETEFGVRMVRAEEKIRAVLPDAEQAALLDVTRQTPLLSVERLAHTYHDTPMELRRGLYRTDTHHYRNELG; encoded by the coding sequence ATGAACGCCCCCACCGTCCTCGAAGATTCTGCGACGCCCTCCTTCAGCCCGCTCTACCAGCAGATCAAGACGCTGATCCTGCAGAGCCTGCAGGCCGGCGAGTGGAAGCCGGGCGAGCCGATCCCGAGCGAAATGGACCTCGCGGTGCGCTTCCGCGTGAGCCAGGGCACGGTGCGCAAGGCCATCGACGAGCTTGCGGCCGAGAACCTCGTGGTGCGGCGCCAGGGCAAGGGCACCTTCGTCGCCACGCATGCCGAGCAGCATGTGCAGTACCGCTTCCTCAAGCTCGTGCCCGACGTCGGCAGCCCGGGCGCCGAAGGCCCCGCGGAGCGCACGATCGTCGACTGCCGCCGCCAGCGCGCCTCGGCCGACGTGGCGCGCGCACTCGGCCTGCGCACCGGCGACGCCGTGCTGCAGGTGCGTCGCGTGCTGGCCTACGGCGGCGTGCCCACCATCCTCGAGGACCTCTGGCTGCCCGGCGCGCCGTTCAAGGGCCTCACGGCCGAACGGCTGCGCGCGTGGCCGGGTCCGATGTACGCGATGTTCGAGACCGAGTTCGGCGTGCGCATGGTGCGCGCCGAGGAGAAGATCCGCGCCGTGCTGCCCGATGCGGAGCAGGCCGCGCTGCTCGACGTCACGCGGCAGACGCCGCTGCTGAGCGTGGAACGCCTGGCCCACACGTACCACGACACGCCGATGGAACTGCGCCGGGGCCTCTACCGCACCGACACGCACCACTACCGCAACGAGCTCGGCTGA
- the sdhC gene encoding succinate dehydrogenase, cytochrome b556 subunit has translation MTELATPPRTPRREFRNINAFTDLTTYRLPPAGFVSILHRVSGILMFLLLPFIIWMFDTSLSSDYSFARFKAAFNSGLGFVPGWFFKLVALALIWAYLHHFIAGLRHLWMDVSHAAVTKEFGHSSALVTLVLSILLTVVLGAKLFGLY, from the coding sequence ATGACAGAGCTTGCAACTCCCCCCCGGACACCGCGCCGCGAATTCCGCAACATCAATGCCTTCACCGATCTCACGACCTACCGGCTGCCGCCGGCGGGCTTCGTGTCGATCCTGCACCGCGTGAGCGGCATCCTGATGTTCCTGCTGCTGCCGTTCATCATCTGGATGTTCGACACCTCGCTGTCATCCGACTATTCGTTCGCCAGGTTCAAGGCCGCCTTCAACAGCGGCCTTGGTTTCGTTCCGGGCTGGTTCTTCAAGCTCGTCGCGCTCGCGCTCATCTGGGCCTACCTGCACCACTTCATCGCCGGCCTGCGCCATCTCTGGATGGACGTGAGCCACGCCGCCGTCACCAAGGAGTTCGGCCACAGCTCGGCCCTGGTCACGCTGGTCCTGAGCATCCTGCTCACCGTGGTGCTCGGCGCCAAGCTGTTCGGCCTGTACTGA
- the sdhD gene encoding succinate dehydrogenase, hydrophobic membrane anchor protein, whose translation MSVNYGSKRIVVGAHYGLRDWLSQRITGGLMALFTIVLLAQLIFTRGPIGYDLWAGIFAAQWMKVLTFSVIAALLYHVWVGMRDVWMDYVQPVGIRLALQIFTIVWLVGCAGWAIQVLWKI comes from the coding sequence ATGTCTGTGAACTACGGCTCCAAGCGCATCGTCGTCGGCGCACATTACGGTCTGCGCGACTGGCTCAGCCAGCGCATCACGGGCGGCCTGATGGCCCTCTTCACGATCGTGCTGCTCGCGCAGCTCATCTTCACGCGCGGCCCCATCGGCTACGACCTCTGGGCCGGCATCTTCGCCGCGCAGTGGATGAAGGTGCTGACCTTCTCGGTGATCGCCGCCCTGCTCTACCACGTGTGGGTGGGCATGCGCGACGTCTGGATGGACTACGTCCAGCCGGTCGGCATCCGCCTCGCCCTGCAAATTTTCACCATCGTCTGGCTTGTCGGTTGTGCGGGTTGGGCCATTCAAGTGCTTTGGAAAATCTGA
- the sdhA gene encoding succinate dehydrogenase flavoprotein subunit, with amino-acid sequence MTYTKEKITKRKFDVVIVGAGGSGMRASLQLARAGLNVAVLSKVFPTRSHTVAAQGGVGASLGNMSEDNWHYHFYDTIKGSDWLGDQDAIEFMCREAPKVVYELEHFGMPFDRNPDGTIYQRPFGGHTANYGEKPVQRACAAADRTGHAMLHTLYQKNVEARTQFFVEWMALDLIRDAEGDVVGVTALEMETGDLHILQAKTVLLATGGAGRIFQASTNAFINTGDGLGMAARSGIPLQDMEFWQFHPTGVAGAGVLLTEGCRGEGAILLNSNGERFMERYAPTLKDLAPRDFVSRSMDQEIKEGRGCGPNKDYVLLKLDHLGAETIHKRLPSVYEIGVNFANVDITKEPIPVVPTIHYQMGGIPTNINGQVVVQTGEVHNQVVNGLYAVGECSCVSVHGANRLGTNSLLDLLVFGRAAGNHIVQFNDKQKEHKPLPADAADRTLERLNQLEASTAGEYAQDVAGEIRAVMQQHAAVFRKQASMDEGVVKIAAVRERVKAIGLKDKSKVFNTARIEALEVDNLIEVAQATMVSAAARKECRGAHTVEDYERPADDPVAPLGRDDANWMKHTLWYSEGNRLSYKPVNLKPLTVDSVPPKVRTF; translated from the coding sequence ATGACCTACACAAAAGAAAAAATCACCAAGCGCAAGTTCGACGTCGTGATCGTCGGTGCCGGCGGTTCCGGCATGCGCGCCTCGCTGCAGCTCGCACGCGCCGGCCTCAACGTGGCCGTGCTCTCCAAGGTGTTCCCGACCCGCTCGCACACGGTCGCCGCGCAAGGCGGCGTGGGCGCCTCGCTCGGCAACATGAGCGAGGACAACTGGCACTACCACTTCTACGACACGATCAAGGGCTCCGACTGGCTCGGCGACCAGGACGCGATCGAGTTCATGTGCCGCGAGGCGCCGAAGGTGGTGTACGAGCTCGAGCACTTCGGCATGCCCTTCGACCGCAACCCCGACGGCACGATCTACCAGCGTCCGTTCGGCGGCCACACGGCCAACTACGGCGAGAAGCCGGTGCAGCGCGCCTGCGCCGCGGCCGACCGCACCGGCCACGCGATGCTGCACACGCTCTACCAGAAGAACGTCGAGGCACGCACCCAGTTCTTCGTCGAGTGGATGGCGCTCGACCTGATCCGCGATGCCGAAGGCGACGTGGTCGGCGTGACCGCGCTCGAGATGGAAACCGGCGACCTGCACATCCTGCAGGCCAAGACCGTGCTGCTGGCCACCGGCGGCGCCGGCCGCATCTTCCAGGCCTCGACCAACGCCTTCATCAACACCGGCGACGGCCTCGGCATGGCCGCGCGCTCGGGCATCCCGCTGCAGGACATGGAGTTCTGGCAGTTCCACCCGACCGGCGTGGCCGGCGCCGGCGTGCTGCTGACCGAAGGCTGCCGCGGCGAAGGCGCGATCCTGCTCAACAGCAACGGCGAACGCTTCATGGAGCGCTACGCGCCCACGCTGAAGGACCTCGCGCCGCGCGACTTCGTCTCGCGCTCGATGGACCAGGAAATCAAGGAAGGCCGCGGCTGCGGTCCCAACAAGGACTACGTGCTGCTCAAGCTCGACCACCTCGGTGCCGAGACCATCCACAAGCGCCTGCCTTCGGTGTACGAGATCGGCGTCAACTTCGCGAACGTCGACATCACGAAGGAACCGATCCCCGTGGTGCCCACCATCCACTACCAGATGGGCGGCATTCCGACCAACATCAACGGCCAGGTGGTGGTGCAGACCGGCGAGGTGCACAACCAGGTCGTGAACGGCCTCTACGCCGTGGGCGAATGCTCCTGCGTGAGCGTGCACGGCGCCAACCGCCTCGGCACGAACTCGCTGCTCGACCTGCTGGTGTTCGGCCGCGCGGCCGGCAACCACATCGTGCAGTTCAACGACAAGCAGAAGGAACACAAGCCGCTGCCGGCCGATGCCGCCGACCGCACGCTGGAGCGCCTGAACCAGCTCGAAGCGTCGACCGCCGGCGAGTACGCGCAGGACGTGGCCGGCGAGATCCGCGCCGTCATGCAGCAGCACGCCGCGGTGTTCCGCAAGCAGGCCTCGATGGACGAGGGCGTGGTCAAGATCGCCGCCGTGCGCGAGCGCGTCAAGGCGATCGGCCTGAAGGACAAGTCGAAGGTGTTCAACACCGCGCGCATCGAGGCGCTCGAGGTCGACAACCTGATCGAGGTGGCGCAGGCCACGATGGTGTCGGCCGCCGCGCGCAAGGAATGCCGCGGCGCGCACACGGTCGAGGACTACGAGCGTCCGGCGGACGACCCGGTCGCACCGCTCGGCCGCGACGACGCCAACTGGATGAAGCACACCCTCTGGTACAGCGAGGGCAACCGCCTCTCCTACAAGCCCGTCAACCTCAAGCCGCTGACGGTCGATTCCGTCCCGCCCAAGGTCCGTACGTTCTAA
- a CDS encoding succinate dehydrogenase iron-sulfur subunit, with protein MKRTFQIYRYDPDKDAKPYMQTVEIELDGHERMLLDALMKLKAQDPTLSFRRSCREGVCGSDAMNINGKNGLACLTNMNTLKGTVVLKPLPGLPVIRDLIVDMTQFFKQYNSIKPYLQNDTVPPEKERLQSPEEREELNGLYECILCASCSTSCPSFWWNPDKFVGPAGLLQAYRFIADSRDQATGERLDNLEDPYRLFRCHTIMNCVDVCPKSLNPTKAIGKIKELMVRRAI; from the coding sequence ATGAAGCGCACATTCCAGATCTACCGCTACGACCCGGACAAGGACGCCAAGCCCTACATGCAGACCGTCGAGATCGAACTCGACGGCCACGAGCGCATGCTGCTCGACGCCCTGATGAAGCTCAAGGCGCAGGATCCCACGCTGTCGTTCCGCCGCTCGTGCCGCGAAGGCGTCTGCGGCTCGGACGCGATGAACATCAACGGCAAGAACGGTCTGGCCTGCCTGACCAACATGAACACGCTCAAGGGCACCGTGGTGCTCAAGCCGCTGCCGGGCCTGCCCGTGATCCGCGACCTGATCGTGGACATGACGCAGTTCTTCAAGCAGTACAACTCGATCAAGCCGTACCTGCAGAACGACACCGTGCCGCCCGAGAAGGAGCGCCTGCAGTCGCCCGAGGAGCGCGAGGAGCTCAACGGCCTGTACGAATGCATCCTGTGCGCGAGCTGCTCCACGAGCTGCCCGAGCTTCTGGTGGAACCCCGACAAGTTCGTGGGCCCGGCCGGCCTGCTGCAGGCCTACCGCTTCATCGCCGACAGCCGCGACCAGGCCACCGGCGAACGGCTCGACAACCTCGAGGACCCGTACCGCCTGTTCCGCTGCCACACGATCATGAACTGCGTGGACGTGTGCCCGAAGAGCCTGAACCCGACCAAGGCGATCGGCAAGATCAAGGAACTGATGGTGCGCCGCGCCATCTGA
- a CDS encoding succinate dehydrogenase assembly factor 2, producing the protein MQTAADPAQPISERALSKLQWRCRRGLLENDLFIARFFERHASRMTVGQAAAMETLMDLSDNDLLDLLLRRKEPEPAWAGAEVIALLQLMRTDGAQRPAASVSSSSS; encoded by the coding sequence ATGCAAACCGCCGCCGACCCCGCACAGCCGATCAGCGAACGCGCGCTGAGCAAGCTGCAATGGCGCTGCCGGCGCGGACTGCTCGAGAACGACCTGTTCATCGCCCGCTTCTTCGAGCGGCACGCGTCCCGCATGACCGTCGGCCAGGCGGCGGCGATGGAGACCCTGATGGACCTGTCGGACAACGATCTCCTCGATCTTCTCCTGCGAAGAAAGGAGCCCGAGCCCGCATGGGCCGGGGCCGAGGTGATCGCGCTGCTGCAGCTGATGCGCACCGACGGCGCACAGCGTCCCGCGGCCTCCGTTTCTTCCTCGTCCTCCTGA
- a CDS encoding citrate synthase: protein MKASDTKATLSFSNGGDNVELPIYKGTIGPDVIDIRKLYAQTGMFTYDPGFMSTAACQSAITYIDGDKGELLYRGYPIEQLATNCDFLETCHLLLYGELPDATKKANFTKLVTNHTMVNEQMQFFLRGFRRDAHPMAIMTGLVGALSAFYHDSTDINNPEHREIAAIRLIAKMPTLVAMAYKYTIGQPYMYPKNELSYAGNFLHMMFATPCEEYKVNPVLERALDRIFILHADHEQNASTSTVRLCGSSGTNPFAAIAAGVACLWGPAHGGANEAALNMLYDIQREGGVEKIGEFIKKVKDKNSNVKLMGFGHRVYKNYDPRAKLMQETCNEVLTELGLEKDPLFALAKQLEKIALEDEYFVSRKLYPNVDFYSGIVQRAIGIPVPLFTAIFALARTVGWIAQLNEMIGDPEYKIGRPRQLFEGSPKRDVKPISAR from the coding sequence ATGAAAGCTTCCGATACCAAGGCCACGCTGTCGTTCAGCAACGGCGGCGACAACGTCGAACTGCCGATCTACAAGGGCACCATCGGTCCCGACGTGATCGACATCCGCAAGCTGTACGCGCAGACCGGCATGTTCACGTACGACCCGGGTTTCATGTCGACCGCCGCCTGCCAGTCGGCCATCACGTACATCGACGGCGACAAGGGCGAGCTGCTGTACCGCGGCTACCCGATCGAGCAGCTCGCGACCAACTGCGACTTCCTCGAGACCTGCCACCTGCTGCTGTACGGCGAGCTGCCGGACGCCACCAAGAAGGCCAACTTCACGAAGCTCGTGACCAACCACACGATGGTCAACGAGCAGATGCAGTTCTTCCTGCGCGGCTTCCGGCGCGATGCGCACCCGATGGCCATCATGACCGGTCTCGTGGGCGCGCTGTCGGCCTTCTATCACGACAGCACGGACATCAACAATCCCGAGCACCGCGAGATCGCCGCGATCCGCCTGATCGCGAAGATGCCCACGCTCGTGGCCATGGCCTACAAGTACACGATCGGCCAGCCGTACATGTACCCGAAGAACGAACTGAGCTATGCGGGCAACTTCCTGCACATGATGTTCGCGACGCCCTGCGAGGAGTACAAGGTGAACCCGGTGCTCGAGCGCGCGCTCGACCGCATCTTCATCCTGCATGCCGACCATGAGCAGAACGCCTCGACCTCGACCGTGCGCCTGTGCGGTTCGTCGGGCACCAACCCCTTCGCGGCCATCGCGGCCGGCGTGGCCTGCCTCTGGGGCCCGGCCCACGGCGGAGCCAACGAAGCGGCGCTCAACATGCTCTACGACATCCAGCGCGAAGGCGGCGTGGAGAAGATCGGCGAGTTCATCAAGAAGGTCAAGGACAAGAACTCGAACGTCAAGCTCATGGGCTTCGGCCACCGCGTGTACAAGAACTACGACCCGCGCGCCAAGCTGATGCAGGAAACCTGCAACGAAGTGCTGACCGAGCTGGGCCTCGAGAAGGACCCGCTCTTCGCACTGGCCAAGCAGCTCGAGAAGATCGCGCTCGAGGACGAGTACTTCGTCTCGCGCAAGCTCTACCCGAACGTCGACTTCTACTCGGGCATCGTGCAGCGCGCGATCGGCATCCCGGTGCCGCTGTTCACCGCGATCTTCGCGCTCGCCCGCACGGTCGGCTGGATCGCCCAGCTCAACGAGATGATCGGCGACCCCGAGTACAAGATCGGCCGCCCGCGCCAGCTGTTCGAAGGCTCGCCCAAGCGCGACGTGAAGCCGATCTCGGCCCGCTGA